The Calditerrivibrio sp. genome includes a window with the following:
- a CDS encoding YicC family protein, with amino-acid sequence MIKSMTGYSKIIENYEDCSIKIEIKSLNSKFLDAKIKLPKLFNHLEIKILSMLREKLVRGKVDVYVDITYNKTPKIPKINNLMVNEIVTILNDLKNRHGINDDIKIEHLLKFDDVLFFEENEELEETISNYILKTFMLSISKLDQMRIFEGDMLKNDLLEKLDKLKQLVKSIDLKKDAVLIENYEKIKTKIQSLMTNTIDHERLYQEAAINAEKMDIEEEVTRLKSHITHFLNIIEHEFPVGKKLDFMCQELFRELNTIGSKTGNTEVIEAVVEGKNIVDKLREQVQNIV; translated from the coding sequence ATGATCAAAAGCATGACAGGCTATTCTAAGATAATTGAAAATTATGAAGACTGTTCAATAAAGATAGAAATAAAGTCACTGAATAGTAAATTTTTAGATGCTAAAATAAAATTACCAAAACTTTTTAATCATTTGGAGATAAAAATCTTATCCATGTTAAGGGAGAAGCTTGTAAGAGGCAAAGTAGATGTATATGTCGATATCACATATAACAAAACTCCTAAAATACCAAAAATAAATAATTTAATGGTTAATGAGATTGTGACCATCCTAAACGATCTGAAAAATAGGCATGGAATAAACGATGATATAAAAATAGAGCATTTATTAAAATTTGATGATGTTTTATTTTTTGAAGAGAATGAAGAATTAGAGGAAACAATTTCTAATTATATTCTTAAAACTTTTATGTTATCAATATCCAAATTGGACCAAATGCGGATATTCGAGGGAGATATGTTGAAAAATGATCTGTTGGAGAAACTGGATAAATTGAAGCAATTAGTAAAATCGATAGATTTGAAAAAAGACGCTGTATTAATTGAAAACTATGAAAAAATTAAAACCAAAATTCAATCCCTCATGACAAATACTATTGATCATGAAAGGTTGTATCAGGAGGCTGCAATAAATGCTGAAAAAATGGATATAGAAGAAGAGGTAACAAGGTTGAAATCCCATATTACACATTTCCTTAATATAATAGAACATGAATTTCCTGTGGGTAAGAAATTGGATTTTATGTGTCAGGAGTTGTTCAGGGAGCTAAATACAATTGGAAGCAAAACTGGTAATACTGAGGTGATTGAAGCAGTAGTGGAAGGTAAGAATATAGTTGACAAACTAAGGGAACAGGTTCAAAATATTGTTTAG
- a CDS encoding slipin family protein: MFPSSLILLILIIITLANIFKILREYERGVVFRLGRFVGVRGPGLTILIPYLEKMVKVNLRTVVMDVPPQDVITKDNISIKVNAVVYFRVINPAKAVLEVEDYYYATSQISQTTLRSVVGQFELDEILSHREKINQELQDVIDKQTDPWGVKVSAVEIKHIDLPIEMQRAMAKQAEAERERRAKIIHADGELQSSEKLSQASKIMSENPLTIQLRYLQTLTEIASEKNSTIVFPLPIELLKVFGVKVEKEEK; the protein is encoded by the coding sequence ATGTTTCCATCTTCATTAATATTACTTATATTAATAATCATTACATTGGCTAATATTTTCAAAATACTCCGGGAGTATGAAAGGGGTGTAGTTTTTAGGTTAGGTCGTTTTGTGGGAGTAAGAGGTCCAGGGCTTACAATTTTAATACCTTATTTAGAGAAGATGGTAAAGGTCAATCTAAGAACTGTGGTGATGGATGTACCTCCACAAGATGTTATAACTAAAGATAATATATCTATAAAGGTTAACGCTGTTGTTTACTTTAGGGTCATAAATCCAGCAAAAGCTGTACTTGAAGTGGAAGACTATTACTATGCCACTAGTCAAATATCCCAGACTACTTTACGAAGCGTTGTTGGACAATTTGAGCTGGATGAGATATTATCTCATAGGGAAAAGATCAATCAAGAACTTCAAGATGTTATAGATAAACAGACCGATCCATGGGGTGTAAAAGTGAGTGCTGTTGAGATAAAACATATAGATTTACCAATAGAGATGCAAAGGGCTATGGCAAAACAAGCTGAAGCTGAAAGGGAGAGAAGGGCCAAAATCATACATGCGGATGGTGAGCTTCAATCCTCAGAAAAACTATCTCAAGCCAGCAAGATCATGTCTGAAAACCCGCTTACTATACAATTAAGATATCTACAAACATTAACAGAGATTGCTTCAGAAAAGAACTCCACCATCGTTTTCCCTTTACCCATAGAACTTCTAAAAGTTTT